The genomic window TACTAAAAATTTCTTTTTTATTTTTTTTACCTAGATATAATATAATTCCATTTATAAAATATGATGAGATAGAAATATAATTTCCCACACTTCCACCAACCATTTTTCCAATTAGTGCAACAACTCCTCCTACAACAATAGAAGTTATTACTATCTCCTCTTTTGCTCTAAATCCAAAGATTCCTAAAAATGTTGGAACTATAAAAGCTCCTGAATAAATTGAAAGAGCTAATAGAAGAGTTGCTAATATATATTTCATTTTTATAGCTACTAAAATTGATAAAAATCCAAATACAACTATTAAAATTCTTGTTACAAAAATAGAATTTTCTTTTTTCAAATCTTTTATAAATACTTGAGCAAATAGAGATGAAGCTGTAAGTAAAGTTGTATCAGCTGTAGAAATAACAGCAGATAAAATTCCAAAATATAAAGCTAATGCTAAAAATTTTGTTAACTTTTCTTGAGCTATAACCAAAAGAACAGAATCTCCCACTCCATTTCCACCAAAAATTTGTTGCCCATATATTCCTATTTTTGCTAAAATATAAGACAATGGTAATAAAACCAAAATTGTTAATATTATGGAATTCTTCATTGTTTTTTCATCTTTTGCACAAAAAAGTCTTGAATAAATATCAGGTCCAACGACAAAAGTTGTAGAATAAGAAAGCATCATAACTATTAAATCTATAATTTGAAATTTTTCATTAAACATAGGAGCAACATTTATAGTTATTGGCTCTTGATTTATAAATAAAAATGTTGAAAGAACTCCAAAAATGATAAATCCAAGTTGGACTACATCTGTTTTTATAATTGAAAGTTGTCCACCTAATAAAGTATAAATAATAAAAATAACCCCACTTAAAATCACTCCCTCTGTATAAGTTAGAGTTGTCATTATACTTATTATTTTAGCTGCTCCCATAATTTGAGAGGCTATTACTCCAAGCCAAGCTATTGGAATTAAAAGAGAAGCTGCTTGTTGTACTTTTTCTCCATAAAAACTTCCAAGCATACTTGGTAAATTATATCCTTTAAAATCTTTTATATATTTTACAAGAGGTAAAAGCCCACAGAAACCTAATGAAGCACAAATAACCAACCACATTCCAGCCCAACCAGAAGAATATCCAAAATCAACACTTCCTAGTATAACAGAACTTCCTACAACAGAGGCCAATAAACTTCCTGTAACTTGAATTATTCCAGCTTTTTTTCCAGCCACAAAAAAATCTTTATCATCTTTTATTTTTTTAAAAGAAAGTCCTCCCATTAATAACATAATTAAAAAATATAAAAATAAAAATTGTTTATTCATAAAAATTTCTCCTTTTTTGAAATACAAAAAATTATATCATATTTAAATTTAATTTTTTATTTTTTATTTTAAAGAGGTTTACATTTTTATTTTAATGTTATTTTATTTTACTCATAATTGACTTATCTATATATAAATTGTATAATATATTATTGAAAAATAATTACTTATTGAAAAGAACAATTTATGTTATTTTATAAATTTTTAAAGGTGGTACTTAAATGAAAAAAAAGATTTTGCTTCTTTGCCTTTCTCTTTTTATTTTAGGTTGTTCCAATCAAGATACTAGAAAAAATATTGACAAAGAAAATACTCTAACGGAAAAAGAATATTTAAAAAAATATGGAGATACTCTGTCTTTAGAAGAAATTTTAGAGATAAATAGAGACAGAAATTTAGATTTAAAGATAAAACAATTAGAAAGAGAAATTGCTACTTTAGACAAAAAAATTACCTTTGGAAATTTTTTGCCTTCAATTAATATTTTAGGAGGCTATACAAAATTAGATAATAATATTGATATAAATATTGATACAAGTTCTCTTACTAGTTTTTTCCCAATCCCAATACCTCCAGGAATTTTACCTAATTCACTTTCTTCAAGACTTGTTGATGAAAGTTTTTATACTTATGGAGTAGGAGCACAAATTCCTATTTTCGTTCCATCATTATGGTTTTTATATTCTGCTAGACAAAAGGGAGAAAAAATTAGTGAGCTTGTAGAAAATCTAACAACTAAACTTACAACTTTACAAGTTACAGGAGAATATTATTACATTTTAGCTCTACAATCTGAAGAAAAATATTTGCTAGATGATTTAAAGGCAGCAAAAGAGTTAGAAAGAAAAGCTAAAGTTTCTTTAAAAGTTGATGCAATACTACCTTGGGAACTTGATAAAGCTTCTACATTAGTAAAAGCTAAAGAGTCTTCTTTAAGAAATAATCAAAGAGATTTATTAGTAGCTAAAATGAATCTTATGAAATCTTTAAACCTTAGTCCTTTGACTAATTTTACTTTAGAAGATGTTGAAGTTGGAAATATCTCTCCTCTTCCTCCTCTAGATGAATGTATATTTCAAGCAATTTCTGGAAATGAAGTTTTAAAAATTACTTCTCTTTCTAAAGATATTAGTAAAGATGTTAAAAAAATTGCTATATCAAATTTTCTACCTAAAATAATTTTGGGTGGTGGCTATATAAATAATAGTAATGAAATTTTTGCTGACCCAAGCTTTTTATATGGAAATGTAAGTGGAATTTTATCAATTTTTAATGGCTTTAAAAATGTAAATGAATATAAAAAAGCTGTTAGACAACAAAAAATATCCGAATTAAAATTGGAAAAAGAATTTTTAACAACAGTTATTGAAACTACAAAAGCTTATAATAATGTTGTAAAATCTATGGAAATGTGTGAAATAGCAAATCTTAATTTTAAAGCTGAAGAGGGAAAACTTAGACAGAAAAAAGTTGAGAAAAAAGTTGATATGATAGATGATGAAGAATATTTTAAAACTTTAGCTAGTTATAATCAAGCTTTAAGTCTAAAGAAAAAAGCAGATTTTCAATATGAAATTGCTCTAGGAGCTTTAAATATAGCTATGGGAAAAGAACCTCTTAAGAAGGGAGAGAAAAATAATGAAATATAAATTTTTAGGATTTTTAATGTTTTTAATTTTAATATCTGGTTGTAAAAAAGATATCGAACCTACTATTAGACCTGTAGAAACTTTTCAGGCAACTTTAATTCCAAAAACTTTAGAATATCAATATCCTGGAGTTGTATCTCCTGAGAAAGAAGCTAATCTATCTTTTAGAGTAGCTGGACCTATAGATGAATTTAATGTGGAAATTGGTTCTTTTGTTAGTGAAGGAACTATAATTGCTAAACTTGACCAAAGAGATTATAATTTACAATTAGAAGCTTTTAAAAATAAAGAAGCTATGGCCAAAAATGGATATGAAGCAGCTAAAGCTATATCTGACAATGCAAAAAAACAATTTGCTAGAGTTGAAATCTTATATAAAGAAAAAGCTATTACAAAGAAAAAATATGATGAAGCTTTAGCTAGTTACAAAGCAGCTATTTCAAAAGAAAAAGCAATGTTATCTCAATATGACGAAGCTAAAAAAGGTGTTGAAAATTGTCAAAACCAATTAAAAGATACTTATTTAATAGCTCCTTATGATGGTTATATTCATAAAAAATTTGCTGATAATGGTTCTATTGT from Fusobacterium sp. FSA-380-WT-3A includes these protein-coding regions:
- a CDS encoding sodium:solute symporter family protein — translated: MNKQFLFLYFLIMLLMGGLSFKKIKDDKDFFVAGKKAGIIQVTGSLLASVVGSSVILGSVDFGYSSGWAGMWLVICASLGFCGLLPLVKYIKDFKGYNLPSMLGSFYGEKVQQAASLLIPIAWLGVIASQIMGAAKIISIMTTLTYTEGVILSGVIFIIYTLLGGQLSIIKTDVVQLGFIIFGVLSTFLFINQEPITINVAPMFNEKFQIIDLIVMMLSYSTTFVVGPDIYSRLFCAKDEKTMKNSIILTILVLLPLSYILAKIGIYGQQIFGGNGVGDSVLLVIAQEKLTKFLALALYFGILSAVISTADTTLLTASSLFAQVFIKDLKKENSIFVTRILIVVFGFLSILVAIKMKYILATLLLALSIYSGAFIVPTFLGIFGFRAKEEIVITSIVVGGVVALIGKMVGGSVGNYISISSYFINGIILYLGKKNKKEIFSKV
- a CDS encoding TolC family protein encodes the protein MKKKILLLCLSLFILGCSNQDTRKNIDKENTLTEKEYLKKYGDTLSLEEILEINRDRNLDLKIKQLEREIATLDKKITFGNFLPSINILGGYTKLDNNIDINIDTSSLTSFFPIPIPPGILPNSLSSRLVDESFYTYGVGAQIPIFVPSLWFLYSARQKGEKISELVENLTTKLTTLQVTGEYYYILALQSEEKYLLDDLKAAKELERKAKVSLKVDAILPWELDKASTLVKAKESSLRNNQRDLLVAKMNLMKSLNLSPLTNFTLEDVEVGNISPLPPLDECIFQAISGNEVLKITSLSKDISKDVKKIAISNFLPKIILGGGYINNSNEIFADPSFLYGNVSGILSIFNGFKNVNEYKKAVRQQKISELKLEKEFLTTVIETTKAYNNVVKSMEMCEIANLNFKAEEGKLRQKKVEKKVDMIDDEEYFKTLASYNQALSLKKKADFQYEIALGALNIAMGKEPLKKGEKNNEI
- a CDS encoding efflux RND transporter periplasmic adaptor subunit, with the protein product MKYKFLGFLMFLILISGCKKDIEPTIRPVETFQATLIPKTLEYQYPGVVSPEKEANLSFRVAGPIDEFNVEIGSFVSEGTIIAKLDQRDYNLQLEAFKNKEAMAKNGYEAAKAISDNAKKQFARVEILYKEKAITKKKYDEALASYKAAISKEKAMLSQYDEAKKGVENCQNQLKDTYLIAPYDGYIHKKFADNGSIVGAGLPVVGISSLGETRVKINISENDIDKFLDIKEVFFIHNDKKYPLKLSEVSRVKSTLNLTYPVIFNFEENSDIPIDSQGIVSIIFDSTDETGIIIPAESIFEKNNEPNVWIYKDGVVNIKNIKIVKPYLNGMVIVKNINPGDKVVTKGVHELSENQKVNLLEPFSKTNVGNVL